In one window of Pseudodesulfovibrio sediminis DNA:
- a CDS encoding winged helix-turn-helix transcriptional regulator, giving the protein MPTPCSLKCLGEKKYYCTVELTLQVLGGKWKPIIIHRLGEQGTLRFSEVKRAIPNITQKMLTQQLRELETDGVVHREVYAQVPPKVEYSLTSLGQTVLPVIATLGMWGKTYVQWYEENTCTEAVI; this is encoded by the coding sequence ATGCCAACTCCATGTTCTCTCAAATGTCTCGGTGAAAAGAAATACTACTGCACTGTAGAACTGACGTTGCAGGTCCTGGGCGGTAAATGGAAGCCTATCATCATTCACCGGCTAGGCGAACAGGGCACCTTGCGATTCAGCGAGGTGAAACGCGCCATCCCCAATATCACGCAGAAAATGCTGACACAGCAACTGCGGGAGCTGGAGACAGACGGCGTGGTGCATCGAGAGGTATACGCCCAGGTGCCGCCCAAGGTGGAGTATTCCCTGACTTCGTTAGGGCAGACAGTGTTGCCGGTCATTGCCACGCTGGGCATGTGGGGCAAAACATACGTCCAGTGGTACGAGGAAAACACCTGCACCGAGGCCGTGATATGA
- a CDS encoding AMIN domain-containing protein, with the protein MSKSFRQWIVYTALCLTAGILLTVLCAVSAPAQEQPGHEVRMPVDFTVLPKVLPDGSEALMSEDTTAATADQTNTTAAPEQDGQEDRQAETPPADSAAPAPEADTTPALVEIKESTPGTISTTSTSEDPDTFVLTLKATAPVADMAYMNLSDPKRLAVDLLGIWTFKGDNVIRTNGVVKHVVVGEHADKLRLVIYFNTSPKGKLQPVFTQKGDNVTISVPLR; encoded by the coding sequence ATGTCGAAATCATTCCGGCAATGGATAGTATATACCGCTCTCTGCCTGACAGCGGGAATTCTGCTCACCGTTCTGTGCGCCGTCTCTGCTCCGGCCCAGGAGCAGCCAGGTCATGAGGTGCGCATGCCTGTGGACTTCACAGTGCTGCCCAAGGTCCTGCCCGATGGATCGGAAGCCCTCATGAGTGAAGACACGACAGCGGCCACTGCGGACCAGACCAACACCACTGCCGCGCCGGAACAGGACGGACAGGAAGACAGGCAGGCTGAAACTCCCCCCGCCGACAGCGCCGCTCCCGCACCCGAGGCGGACACGACACCCGCTCTTGTCGAGATCAAGGAATCCACACCCGGAACCATCAGCACGACCTCCACGTCCGAGGACCCGGACACCTTTGTCCTCACCCTCAAGGCCACTGCCCCGGTCGCTGACATGGCCTATATGAATCTAAGCGATCCCAAACGGCTGGCCGTCGACCTGCTCGGCATCTGGACGTTCAAGGGCGACAACGTGATCCGCACCAATGGCGTGGTCAAACATGTGGTGGTTGGCGAACATGCCGACAAGCTGCGCCTGGTCATCTATTTCAACACCTCGCCCAAGGGAAAGTTGCAGCCGGTCTTTACCCAAAAAGGCGACAACGTAACGATCTCAGTGCCGCTCCGATAA
- a CDS encoding DUF523 domain-containing protein gives MKHSPCIVSACLIGMFCRYSGEVVSFGPAVELVRQGRAIPFCPEAMGGLSTPRKPCEIKDGRVVDSDGVDQTAAFRRGAEEGLRLAKLAGCTEAILKTRSPSCGCGIIYDGSFTSTCIQGDGVFAALLKEHGITVRSEEDLVG, from the coding sequence ATGAAGCACTCTCCCTGTATTGTCTCTGCCTGTCTGATTGGCATGTTCTGTCGCTATAGCGGCGAGGTTGTATCCTTTGGCCCTGCGGTCGAACTGGTCAGACAGGGACGCGCGATCCCTTTTTGTCCCGAGGCAATGGGTGGCCTGTCCACTCCCCGAAAACCCTGTGAAATCAAAGATGGTCGTGTCGTCGACAGTGACGGCGTGGACCAGACCGCCGCGTTTCGGCGCGGCGCCGAAGAGGGCTTGCGGCTGGCCAAGCTCGCAGGCTGCACCGAGGCGATTCTCAAGACCCGGTCTCCCTCCTGCGGGTGCGGAATCATCTATGACGGGTCCTTTACCTCCACCTGCATTCAGGGTGACGGGGTGTTTGCCGCATTGCTCAAGGAGCACGGCATCACTGTTCGCTCCGAAGAGGATCTGGTCGGGTGA
- a CDS encoding ArsR/SmtB family transcription factor has translation MSKSETNNQCPPVPDEELEQMARMFKALSNPHRLRIYRELAGCVTSTLSKSSEEFQNCQSSFAERLGLAPSTVSHHFKELREAGLVHTKREARNVLFWVDREAAQKLSHLLNG, from the coding sequence ATGTCGAAGTCCGAAACGAATAATCAATGCCCGCCCGTTCCTGATGAAGAACTCGAACAGATGGCGCGGATGTTCAAGGCGTTGTCCAATCCACACCGTTTGCGGATATATCGCGAGTTGGCAGGCTGTGTAACCAGTACGTTGTCGAAGTCTTCCGAGGAATTCCAGAACTGCCAAAGCAGTTTTGCCGAACGTCTCGGGTTGGCTCCGTCCACGGTTTCGCATCACTTCAAAGAATTGCGCGAGGCGGGTTTGGTCCACACGAAACGTGAGGCCAGGAACGTCCTTTTCTGGGTTGACCGGGAGGCCGCACAGAAACTCAGTCATTTATTGAACGGATAG
- a CDS encoding M48 family metallopeptidase, with the protein MKTYAGLPLSIKTHPRAKRVLVKLIPGKGLEVVTPKGFGKHLVAGILDEKRPWIERTRDRLLADGMDLSGSIPDLPNILDFKAMDRIYQVDYLDRPVKVSVMENVARLQVKGPVEDRPAIFEALQRYTVKKAREIVLPMLIAMSRRTGLEYTALRVRRQKTRWGSCSARGTISVNAKLLFLPPELVNHLLLHELCHTRHLNHSQAYWDCVACYEPDYHRLEEELRCGGRFVPDWFA; encoded by the coding sequence GTGAAGACGTACGCCGGTCTTCCGTTGAGCATCAAGACACATCCACGCGCCAAGCGGGTGTTGGTCAAGCTGATACCCGGCAAGGGATTGGAAGTAGTTACTCCCAAAGGTTTTGGCAAGCATTTGGTCGCTGGAATCCTGGATGAGAAACGACCATGGATAGAGCGGACCCGTGATCGGCTGCTGGCTGATGGGATGGACTTGTCAGGTTCGATACCTGATCTGCCCAATATCCTGGATTTCAAGGCCATGGACCGGATATATCAGGTCGATTATCTGGATCGCCCGGTCAAGGTCAGCGTGATGGAGAACGTGGCTCGACTTCAGGTCAAGGGACCGGTGGAGGATCGACCCGCCATCTTTGAGGCCCTGCAACGATACACGGTGAAAAAAGCACGCGAAATAGTGCTGCCCATGCTTATCGCCATGAGCCGGCGGACCGGTCTCGAATACACGGCCTTGCGTGTTCGACGACAGAAAACCCGCTGGGGCAGCTGCTCCGCCCGCGGGACCATAAGCGTCAACGCCAAGCTCCTGTTCCTTCCTCCGGAATTGGTGAACCACCTGCTTCTGCACGAACTCTGTCATACGCGCCATCTCAATCATTCACAGGCATACTGGGACTGCGTGGCCTGCTACGAGCCGGACTATCACCGTCTGGAAGAAGAACTCCGGTGCGGCGGCAGGTTCGTTCCGGACTGGTTTGCATGA
- a CDS encoding nitroreductase family protein, translating into MEVMEALRTRRSIRKYEDKPVSDELIHEILDAAMMAPSAGNAQPWRFIVVTDRAILDSIADLHPYVSMVKQAPLGIIVCADLNEEKYPGYWVQDCSAAMENMLLAIHGLGLGAVWTGIHPIEDRVAAFRAKFKLPDHVIPLGFAPIGWPAQTVKSESRFKQDRIHYNTF; encoded by the coding sequence ATGGAAGTTATGGAAGCGCTACGCACCCGACGCAGTATTCGTAAATATGAAGACAAACCTGTTTCCGATGAGTTGATCCACGAGATATTGGACGCGGCCATGATGGCCCCCAGTGCAGGGAACGCCCAGCCGTGGCGGTTCATCGTAGTCACGGACCGGGCCATTCTGGACTCCATAGCCGACCTGCACCCGTATGTGAGCATGGTCAAACAGGCGCCGCTTGGCATCATCGTGTGTGCGGACCTGAACGAAGAAAAATATCCGGGATACTGGGTTCAGGATTGCTCTGCTGCCATGGAAAACATGTTGCTGGCCATCCACGGCTTGGGATTGGGAGCGGTCTGGACCGGCATCCACCCCATAGAAGACAGGGTTGCGGCCTTCCGCGCCAAGTTCAAACTGCCGGATCACGTCATTCCGTTGGGCTTTGCCCCCATTGGCTGGCCTGCCCAGACAGTCAAATCCGAAAGCCGGTTCAAGCAGGATCGCATTCACTACAATACATTTTAG
- the budA gene encoding acetolactate decarboxylase yields MKPPVHRITMHLSRLCLPLLLALCLLQPAMAGETLFQYSTIDALLAGFYDGDLTMQALKRQGDFGLGTLNGIDGELVVLDGTAYHIAAGGTASIPDDQTRVPFATVSFFTPETSLDLPAVSSLKALNAAVLKSLPSQNVFYALRIDTTFSQVEARAIPKQQPPYAPLHVVVKEQVVVPFTGPGTLVGYYSPPFVKGVNVPGFHWHFLTRDRSGGGHVLDCAFGPATAHLDALRSLTVSLPDSREFDTLDLSKDKGRELEAVEKGHPQKQ; encoded by the coding sequence ATGAAGCCCCCAGTACACCGGATCACAATGCACCTTTCTCGACTCTGTCTTCCTCTGCTGCTGGCTCTGTGCCTGCTCCAGCCTGCCATGGCCGGAGAAACACTGTTTCAATACTCCACCATCGACGCCCTGCTGGCCGGATTCTATGACGGAGACCTGACCATGCAGGCCCTCAAGCGACAGGGCGACTTCGGCCTTGGCACGTTGAACGGCATTGACGGCGAGCTGGTGGTGCTCGACGGCACGGCCTACCACATCGCAGCCGGAGGCACCGCCTCCATCCCGGACGATCAGACCCGCGTGCCCTTTGCCACGGTCTCCTTTTTCACCCCTGAAACCTCGCTCGACCTGCCCGCCGTCAGCTCCTTGAAGGCGCTGAATGCCGCTGTCCTGAAAAGCCTGCCGTCACAAAACGTCTTCTACGCCCTTCGCATCGACACCACATTCTCGCAGGTCGAGGCTCGGGCCATTCCCAAACAGCAGCCGCCCTATGCCCCGCTCCATGTGGTGGTCAAAGAGCAGGTGGTTGTGCCGTTTACCGGGCCGGGCACACTGGTGGGATATTACTCGCCCCCCTTTGTCAAAGGTGTTAATGTTCCCGGCTTTCACTGGCATTTCCTGACCCGGGACCGCTCCGGAGGCGGACACGTTCTGGATTGCGCCTTTGGCCCGGCCACTGCGCACCTGGACGCCCTCCGCTCTTTGACTGTCTCCCTGCCGGACTCTCGCGAATTCGACACACTGGACCTGTCAAAAGACAAGGGCAGGGAACTTGAAGCAGTGGAAAAAGGTCACCCCCAAAAGCAGTAG
- the phoU gene encoding phosphate signaling complex protein PhoU produces the protein MEQRAHFSKKLEDLKVMALRMAALSESAVHKAVKAYLENDSDLAESVIVGDDVINEMEDEIDNFSLELLALDQPMAVDLRTIIGAQRITVNLERLGDEAVNLAHRAMFLSTRPPMPNNPKMEELATICKTMLSDALKSYVDDDVNLAAQVCRMDDRADDLNIAILRQMVSEMVTESRIVERGVHSIIGARHLERIGDLATNVAESVVFIVEGTSMKHNCKG, from the coding sequence ATGGAACAGAGAGCACATTTTTCAAAAAAACTTGAGGACCTCAAAGTAATGGCCCTGCGTATGGCCGCACTCAGTGAGTCCGCCGTGCACAAGGCTGTCAAAGCATACCTTGAGAACGACTCCGACCTGGCTGAATCCGTCATTGTCGGCGATGATGTCATTAACGAAATGGAAGACGAAATAGATAATTTCAGTCTGGAACTTCTCGCCCTTGACCAGCCCATGGCAGTTGACCTGCGTACCATCATCGGTGCCCAGCGGATTACCGTGAACCTGGAACGACTGGGCGACGAAGCCGTGAACCTGGCCCACAGAGCCATGTTCCTGTCCACTCGTCCGCCCATGCCCAACAACCCCAAGATGGAAGAACTGGCTACCATCTGCAAGACCATGCTGTCCGACGCCCTGAAGTCCTATGTTGACGACGATGTCAACCTGGCTGCTCAGGTCTGCCGCATGGACGACCGCGCAGACGATCTCAACATCGCCATCCTGCGCCAGATGGTCAGCGAAATGGTCACTGAATCACGCATCGTCGAACGGGGAGTGCACTCCATCATCGGCGCACGCCATCTGGAGCGCATCGGCGACCTGGCAACCAACGTGGCCGAATCCGTGGTCTTCATCGTGGAAGGCACCTCGATGAAACATAACTGCAAGGGATAG
- a CDS encoding flavodoxin family protein — protein sequence MNVVGINGSARRGGNTAEMIKIVFAQLETHGIETRLIELGGKNVHGCIACYKCFKNKDRKCAVDNDFINECMSAMDEADGIILGSPTYFANLTPETKCVIDRCGMVARANGDIFVRKVGAAVVAHRRAGAIQAFNALNAFFLIEQMVIPGSRYWNMAQGRDKGDVLNDEEGVLTMTVLGDNMAWLLKKLND from the coding sequence ATGAATGTCGTCGGAATAAACGGCTCTGCCCGCCGGGGCGGCAATACTGCGGAGATGATCAAAATAGTCTTTGCCCAGTTGGAAACACACGGCATCGAGACCCGGCTTATTGAGCTTGGCGGCAAGAACGTGCACGGGTGCATCGCCTGCTACAAGTGTTTCAAAAACAAGGATCGCAAATGTGCGGTGGACAACGATTTCATCAATGAGTGCATGAGTGCCATGGACGAAGCAGATGGCATCATCCTGGGGTCGCCCACCTATTTTGCCAACCTGACCCCAGAGACAAAGTGCGTCATCGACCGTTGCGGCATGGTTGCCCGCGCCAATGGCGATATCTTTGTCCGCAAAGTCGGGGCGGCCGTGGTCGCGCATCGACGCGCCGGGGCGATTCAGGCCTTCAACGCCCTGAATGCTTTTTTCCTCATCGAGCAGATGGTGATTCCCGGTTCCAGATACTGGAATATGGCTCAAGGTCGCGACAAGGGCGATGTCCTCAACGACGAGGAAGGCGTCCTGACAATGACAGTGTTGGGGGATAACATGGCGTGGTTGCTAAAAAAATTGAACGACTAA
- a CDS encoding chemotaxis protein CheD → MGLGLPKVFLQTGDCYIGVQPTLVTTVLGSCLAVTIHAPKVGIGTICHAFLPDSMESTPLKGREPQICRYVDTALQNMLETMDKIGVPRRELVVKMFGGGSGVAVQNIKSSSTFNIGKRNIDMARKLLNFVRLPIQVEDVGGSRGRKLMFNTQTGEVWVKKLRKHFEEMEGMGAPGSKY, encoded by the coding sequence ATGGGATTGGGACTTCCAAAAGTTTTTCTGCAAACCGGTGACTGTTACATCGGTGTCCAACCGACGTTGGTCACAACGGTATTGGGCTCTTGTCTGGCAGTGACCATACACGCACCCAAGGTCGGCATCGGGACCATCTGCCACGCTTTCCTGCCTGACAGCATGGAATCCACTCCACTCAAGGGACGAGAGCCGCAGATTTGCCGATATGTGGACACAGCCTTACAGAACATGCTTGAAACCATGGATAAAATCGGCGTCCCGCGTCGGGAATTGGTCGTCAAGATGTTTGGTGGCGGCTCCGGCGTTGCTGTACAGAATATCAAAAGCTCCAGCACCTTCAATATCGGCAAGCGCAATATAGATATGGCGCGCAAGCTCCTCAACTTCGTCAGACTCCCCATTCAGGTGGAGGATGTCGGTGGTTCTCGAGGCCGCAAGCTCATGTTCAATACCCAGACCGGCGAAGTCTGGGTCAAGAAGCTGCGCAAGCACTTCGAGGAAATGGAGGGCATGGGCGCGCCTGGATCAAAATACTAG
- a CDS encoding glycosyltransferase family 1 protein has product MRILMLAINDPAGTAIQFCKALNTYTEHSARLVTLETRYTHAWEKDLHIPDLGPDGMEEVRILMQEADIFHFHMTCDEHQSFGGLVPADFLKGKGIVHHHHGHHDFRSNPSAFSDKYRKLGRTNLLVSTPDLLKLLPEARWQPNLVPINEPLFTPLWGRYDDTGQLKVCHSPTRKDLKNTDDFLAAVKEVNKRKTYLSVDLIDDVPNHECLARKRRCHVLFDHMQGYYGVSSLEGLSQGVAVITGLDEWNMARVSEFAGTDDLPWLLAYDRDELTALLNALALDHARCQAAGDKGRAFMENHWSDKRIVEHLAEVYEAI; this is encoded by the coding sequence ATGCGTATCCTCATGCTCGCCATAAACGACCCTGCCGGAACAGCCATCCAGTTCTGCAAGGCTCTCAACACCTACACGGAACACTCGGCCCGCCTGGTCACTCTGGAAACCCGGTACACCCATGCCTGGGAAAAAGATCTCCACATCCCTGATCTGGGCCCTGACGGCATGGAGGAAGTCCGCATACTCATGCAGGAGGCGGACATCTTCCATTTTCATATGACCTGCGACGAGCACCAGTCCTTTGGCGGCCTTGTCCCGGCAGACTTTCTCAAGGGCAAGGGGATTGTCCACCACCATCACGGCCATCACGATTTCCGGTCCAACCCCAGCGCGTTCAGCGACAAATACAGGAAACTGGGCCGCACCAACCTGCTGGTCTCCACCCCTGATCTGCTGAAACTGCTGCCCGAAGCAAGATGGCAGCCGAACCTGGTGCCCATCAACGAGCCGCTGTTCACCCCCCTGTGGGGGCGCTATGACGATACAGGACAGCTCAAGGTCTGCCACTCCCCCACCAGAAAGGACCTCAAGAACACCGATGACTTTCTGGCCGCCGTCAAGGAAGTCAACAAACGCAAAACCTACCTCTCCGTGGACCTCATCGACGATGTACCCAACCATGAATGCCTGGCCCGCAAACGACGCTGCCATGTCCTGTTTGATCACATGCAGGGATACTATGGTGTCTCCAGCCTGGAAGGCCTGTCGCAGGGTGTGGCCGTCATCACCGGGCTGGACGAATGGAACATGGCCAGGGTCAGTGAATTCGCCGGGACAGACGATCTCCCGTGGCTCCTGGCCTATGACAGGGACGAACTGACCGCGCTCCTGAATGCGCTCGCCCTGGATCACGCACGCTGTCAGGCGGCAGGGGACAAAGGGCGCGCGTTCATGGAGAATCACTGGTCGGACAAGCGGATCGTCGAGCACCTTGCCGAAGTCTATGAGGCAATTTGA
- a CDS encoding MFS transporter: protein MTDQYKKRGMYIFLLLLAIGSGAAFQGWRTLLNNFAVDVGGLDGLGIGIIQSVREVPGFLALLAIYLILFIREHRLAALSVAIMGLGVVLTGLLPSLSGLILTTLLMSFGFHYFETMNQSLTLQYFSHTEAPLVMGRLRSVGALTNIVVGGAIYVMARYFEYSQMFAILGTVAVAAGFWGLTRDPSQSDLPPQRKKMTFKMKYWLYYALTFMGGARRQIFVAFAVFLLVKKFGFTIQHITILFVLNNVLNYFANPLIGKAVNRFGERAVLTIEYSSLILVFLGYAYTESAWLAASLYVLDNILFNFSMGIKTFYQKIADPQDIASGMAVGFTINHVAAVFIPAMGGLVWISNYRSVFLAAVAMSLISLLLAQIIPAQLRRKSINPLT from the coding sequence ATGACAGACCAATATAAGAAACGGGGGATGTATATATTCCTCCTTCTGCTTGCTATCGGCAGCGGTGCAGCCTTCCAGGGATGGCGCACGCTGCTCAACAACTTTGCCGTGGATGTCGGCGGCCTGGATGGTCTGGGTATCGGCATCATCCAATCCGTGCGTGAAGTCCCCGGCTTCCTGGCCCTGCTGGCCATCTACCTCATTCTTTTCATCCGGGAGCACCGACTGGCTGCACTGAGCGTGGCCATCATGGGGCTGGGCGTGGTCCTGACCGGCCTGCTGCCTTCCCTTTCGGGCCTGATCCTGACAACCCTGCTCATGAGTTTCGGCTTCCACTATTTCGAGACCATGAACCAGTCGCTGACCCTCCAATACTTCAGCCATACGGAAGCCCCGCTGGTCATGGGGCGTCTACGGAGCGTCGGTGCCTTGACGAACATCGTTGTGGGCGGCGCCATCTATGTCATGGCCCGCTACTTCGAATACTCCCAGATGTTCGCCATCCTCGGTACTGTCGCCGTGGCCGCAGGGTTCTGGGGACTGACCCGTGATCCGTCGCAGAGCGACCTTCCGCCGCAGCGCAAGAAGATGACCTTCAAAATGAAGTACTGGCTGTACTATGCCCTGACGTTCATGGGAGGAGCGCGACGGCAGATTTTCGTGGCCTTTGCCGTGTTCCTGCTGGTGAAGAAATTCGGCTTCACCATCCAGCACATCACCATACTCTTTGTGCTCAACAACGTGCTCAACTATTTCGCCAACCCTTTGATCGGCAAGGCCGTGAACCGGTTCGGCGAACGGGCCGTGTTGACCATTGAATACAGCTCCCTGATCCTGGTTTTCCTTGGCTACGCCTACACCGAGAGTGCCTGGCTTGCAGCGTCGCTCTATGTGCTGGACAATATCCTTTTCAACTTCTCCATGGGAATCAAGACCTTCTACCAAAAGATCGCCGATCCTCAGGACATCGCATCCGGCATGGCTGTCGGATTCACCATCAATCATGTGGCCGCTGTATTCATTCCGGCAATGGGAGGACTGGTCTGGATATCCAACTACCGATCGGTTTTTCTGGCTGCGGTAGCCATGTCATTGATATCATTACTATTGGCTCAGATTATCCCTGCACAGTTACGCAGAAAGTCAATCAACCCATTGACTTAA
- a CDS encoding Hpt domain-containing protein → MFDFCLDSPGSTPVLDLNRVCDYLDMSVEEVMLFIPGAMEEIGLRLGLIGTAMLSGNLSDIALHSHTLKSVTASIGAPAVHVAFVALEQAARNNDPAECMQYIRVLKRETERLTSEISRL, encoded by the coding sequence ATGTTTGATTTCTGTTTGGATTCCCCCGGCAGCACCCCTGTGCTCGACCTGAATCGTGTGTGTGACTACCTTGACATGAGTGTCGAGGAGGTCATGCTTTTCATTCCGGGAGCCATGGAAGAGATTGGTTTGCGGCTGGGACTTATCGGTACGGCCATGTTGTCCGGCAACCTGTCCGATATAGCCCTTCACAGCCACACGCTGAAGAGTGTCACCGCCTCCATCGGCGCCCCTGCCGTGCACGTTGCCTTTGTTGCCCTTGAACAAGCCGCCAGAAACAATGACCCAGCTGAGTGCATGCAGTACATCCGGGTGCTCAAAAGAGAAACAGAGCGGCTGACCTCAGAAATTTCCCGACTTTAG
- a CDS encoding flavodoxin family protein gives MNVLAFNGSARRKNWNTVTMLEHALEGARESGAETELINLYQLDFKGCSSCFACKRLDRKKTGVCAFKDDLQPILEKVREAHAIILGTPVYFGSETATTRAFLERLQFPYLNYKDYNNSHFPRHMPTGLMYTMNVTEEQQTVLGYESVFERTRNYLARIFGSCELVIANNTTQYTDYDKFEAAYEKNEKARYREAFFASDCQRAREMGARLVCGESA, from the coding sequence ATGAACGTATTGGCATTCAACGGCAGTGCGCGGAGGAAGAATTGGAATACCGTGACCATGCTTGAGCATGCTCTTGAGGGAGCGCGTGAGTCAGGGGCTGAAACCGAGCTGATCAACCTTTATCAACTCGATTTCAAGGGATGTTCGAGTTGTTTTGCATGTAAGCGGCTTGATCGAAAAAAAACCGGGGTGTGTGCGTTCAAAGATGATCTGCAACCTATTCTTGAAAAGGTGCGTGAAGCCCACGCGATCATCCTGGGCACTCCAGTGTATTTCGGTAGTGAAACAGCGACCACGCGAGCCTTTCTTGAACGGTTGCAGTTCCCCTATCTGAACTACAAGGATTACAATAATTCCCATTTCCCTCGCCATATGCCCACAGGGTTGATGTATACGATGAATGTGACAGAGGAACAGCAAACCGTGTTGGGATACGAGAGCGTTTTCGAACGGACGCGGAATTACCTGGCCAGAATCTTCGGCTCCTGTGAGTTGGTCATTGCGAACAATACGACGCAGTATACTGATTACGATAAATTCGAGGCAGCCTACGAGAAGAATGAAAAGGCCCGGTACAGGGAGGCATTTTTCGCTAGTGACTGTCAGCGTGCACGAGAAATGGGTGCCCGGCTTGTCTGCGGGGAATCGGCATAG
- the pstB gene encoding phosphate ABC transporter ATP-binding protein PstB, which produces MTTAIKVASTHLDFHYGDFKALEDISIDFESNKVTALIGPSGCGKSTYLRCINRMNDLIPGTRVDGDLVLDGEDIYASGIDVVSLRRRIGMVFQKPNPFPKTLFENVAYGLRVNGVKDKQFLEQKVEESLMGAALWDEVKDRLHTSALGLSGGQQQRLCIARALAVEPEVLLMDEPASALDPIATQKIEDLIHELKKEFTIIIVTHSMQQAARVSDRTAFFYMGKLVEVDDTKAMFTNPANKQTEDYITGRFG; this is translated from the coding sequence ATGACAACCGCCATCAAAGTAGCTTCCACACATCTTGATTTCCACTACGGAGACTTCAAGGCGCTGGAAGATATCAGCATCGACTTTGAAAGCAACAAGGTGACCGCCCTCATCGGCCCGTCCGGTTGTGGAAAGTCCACCTACCTTCGATGCATCAACAGAATGAACGACCTCATCCCCGGTACCCGCGTGGATGGAGACCTGGTCCTGGACGGCGAAGACATCTATGCTTCCGGCATTGACGTCGTTTCCCTGCGCCGCCGCATCGGCATGGTGTTTCAGAAACCCAACCCCTTCCCCAAGACCCTCTTTGAAAACGTCGCCTACGGGTTGCGCGTCAACGGAGTGAAGGACAAACAGTTTCTGGAGCAGAAAGTCGAAGAATCCCTCATGGGCGCCGCCCTGTGGGATGAAGTCAAAGACCGTCTTCACACCTCCGCGCTCGGTCTTTCAGGCGGTCAGCAGCAGCGTCTGTGCATCGCCCGCGCCCTGGCTGTAGAACCTGAAGTGTTGCTCATGGACGAGCCTGCATCCGCGCTCGATCCCATCGCAACCCAGAAGATCGAAGACCTCATTCACGAACTGAAAAAAGAGTTCACCATCATTATCGTGACCCACTCCATGCAGCAGGCAGCCCGTGTCTCGGACCGCACCGCCTTTTTCTACATGGGCAAGCTCGTCGAGGTAGACGATACCAAGGCCATGTTCACCAACCCGGCGAACAAGCAGACTGAAGATTACATTACTGGCCGTTTCGGCTAA